From the genome of Leguminivora glycinivorella isolate SPB_JAAS2020 chromosome Z, LegGlyc_1.1, whole genome shotgun sequence, one region includes:
- the LOC125241048 gene encoding U-scoloptoxin(19)-Sm1a-like has translation MYISSAVFSSILVFQTVVVVCFNKDDLDKIDSVHQEVPCSSQGGMCVIASDCPAGLLSQKRGLCPSQQSHSVECCFGSSIKETRCRKLGGECKPLSDSCYMIPTYQHSTDCPESSKCCILV, from the exons ATGTATATTTCATCTGCAGTTTTTTCTTCGATTCTTGTTTTTCAAACAGTGGTGGTAGTGTGTTTCAATAAAGATGACT TGGATAAAATCGACAGCGTTCATCAAGAGGTGCCTTGTTCTAGTCAAGGTGGAATGTGTGTCATAGCATCAGATTGTCCTGCCGGTCTTCTAAGTCAAAAAAGGGGTCTTTGTCCTTCACAGCAAAGCCATAGCGTCGAATGTTGTTTTGGAA GTTCCATTAAGGAGACAAGGTGCAGAAAATTAGGAGGAGAATGCAAGCCATTGTCGGACTCCTGTTATATGATTCCTACATATCAACATTCTACTGATTGTCCTGAAAGTAGCAAATGCTGTATTTTGGTATAG